The following are from one region of the Harpia harpyja isolate bHarHar1 chromosome 4, bHarHar1 primary haplotype, whole genome shotgun sequence genome:
- the RB1 gene encoding retinoblastoma-associated protein isoform X4, with the protein MRDRHLDQIMMCSMYGICKVKNVDLRFKIIVSAYKELPNTNQETFKRVLIREEQYDSIIVFYNLVFMQKLKTNILQYASNRPPTLSPIPHIPRSPYQFSNSPRRVPAGNNIYISPLKSPYKFSDGFQSPTKMTPRSRILVSIGESFGTSEKFQKINQMVCNSDCQLKRSAEVSAAPKPLKRLRFDIEGQDEADGSKHLPQESKFQQKLAEMTSTRTRMQKQKLNDGSDTSASEEK; encoded by the exons ATGAGAGACAGGCACTTGGACCAG ATCATGATGTGTTCCATGTATGGCATATGCAAAGTAAAGAATGTAGATCTCAGATTTAAAATAATAGTTTCAGCATACAAGGAGCTTCCCAACACAAATCAAGAG ACTTTCAAACGTGTTCTTATCAGGGAAGAACAGTATGACTCCATTATAGTCTTCTACAACTTAGTGTTTATGCAGaagctgaaaacaaacattttgcagTATGCCTCCAACAGG cctCCCACTCTGTCACCTATCCCACACATTCCTCGCAGCCCTTACCAGTTTTCCAACTCTCCTCGGCGTGTCCCTGCTGGCAATAACATCTACATTTCGCCCTTGAAGAGCCCATACAAATTCTCCGACGGGTTTCAGTCACCCACAAAGATGACTCCAAGGTCTAG AATTTTGGTGTCAATTGGTGAATCGTTTGGG ACTTctgaaaagtttcaaaaaataaaCCAGATGGTGTGCAACAGTGACTGCCAGCTAAAACGCAGCGCAGAAGTAAGCGCTGCTCCTAAGCCACTGAAGAGGCTGCGCTTTGATATAGAAGGGCAAGATGAAGCAGATGGAAG caaaCACCTACCCCAGGAGTCGAAGTTCCAACAAAAGCTTGCTGAAATga catctACTCGAACAAgaatgcaaaagcagaagctgaatgaTGGAAGTGATACCTCAGCCAGTGAAGAAAAGTGA